From the genome of Candidatus Nitrosocosmicus oleophilus, one region includes:
- a CDS encoding 50S ribosomal protein L39e: MAARKSTTRKIRLLKKIKQNRPVPAWIIIRTHRHVRTNPKRRSWRRSDVNIG, translated from the coding sequence ATGGCTGCCCGCAAAAGTACGACTAGGAAAATAAGATTATTGAAGAAAATCAAGCAAAATAGACCGGTGCCAGCCTGGATTATTATTCGGACGCACCGACATGTTAGAACAAATCCAAAAAGAAGGTCATGGCGTAGATCAGATGTAAATATAGGATGA
- a CDS encoding tRNA (N(6)-L-threonylcarbamoyladenosine(37)-C(2))-methylthiotransferase: MRSITTNRTIDGASISISLKPQLIDHIKLLKRTEMPPEKMIRKNAGYGIDKKPNNNDYQHKPSFWIEGYGCSANFADLEMMAGQLRLRGFRLAENPENSSINLIVTCSVKNSTEHKMIHRIKYLTNTKIPLIIAGCLPAADESLVRSANSHASIIGPNSIDKVVEVAQAAMSGQTVTNLRSSNTEKINIPKFQISPIISIIEISTGCLSECTFCQTKLAKGDLRSFRIGEIVKQIRNDLDHGSKEIWLTSTDNGCYGLDIGTNLINLLRSCEKIEQEFKIRLGMMNPMYLNRIINDLSLIYSEGNKLFKFIHIPIQSGSERILRKMKRGHTVKTTKDLITRLKDKIPEITIATDVITGFPTETDEDFEQTLDLITFMDPDVVNSSKFSSRPGTAASKLKRVDDNIISSRSERLHDLIKAIAKRRNSKWIDWEGEILINEIEHGKLKGRNDYYKSIILDHDHDESYLKSKTQTNLQSGIQDSLGLSNYTDQKLENIVIKTGPYKNNISYSNNPFMGKKIKVKVIAYSNHVLKAIPV; this comes from the coding sequence TTGAGATCTATTACTACCAACAGAACAATAGATGGCGCATCAATTTCCATTTCCTTAAAACCACAATTAATTGACCATATTAAACTCTTAAAAAGGACAGAAATGCCTCCAGAAAAAATGATTAGAAAAAATGCGGGATATGGAATAGACAAAAAACCCAATAACAATGATTATCAACACAAACCAAGTTTCTGGATTGAAGGGTACGGCTGTTCCGCTAACTTTGCTGATTTAGAAATGATGGCTGGACAGCTTAGACTGCGAGGATTCAGGTTGGCCGAGAATCCAGAGAATTCTAGTATTAATTTGATAGTCACTTGCTCAGTAAAAAATTCAACCGAACATAAAATGATTCATCGGATAAAGTATTTGACTAATACCAAAATACCTTTAATTATAGCTGGTTGCTTGCCAGCGGCCGATGAGAGTTTAGTAAGATCTGCCAATTCTCATGCTAGCATAATTGGACCAAATTCTATAGATAAGGTAGTCGAGGTGGCTCAAGCAGCAATGAGTGGACAAACTGTGACAAATTTAAGGTCTTCAAATACTGAAAAAATAAATATACCCAAATTCCAGATCAGTCCTATAATTAGTATTATTGAAATCTCAACCGGGTGTCTAAGCGAATGTACCTTTTGCCAAACAAAGCTTGCAAAGGGTGACCTTAGGAGTTTTAGGATTGGTGAAATAGTAAAGCAAATAAGGAACGATCTGGACCACGGGAGTAAAGAAATTTGGCTTACGTCGACAGATAATGGTTGCTATGGATTGGACATTGGGACCAACTTAATAAATTTATTAAGGAGCTGCGAAAAAATAGAACAAGAGTTTAAGATAAGACTCGGCATGATGAACCCAATGTATCTGAACAGAATTATAAACGATTTATCCTTAATATACTCAGAAGGTAACAAGCTTTTTAAGTTTATCCACATCCCCATTCAGAGCGGAAGCGAAAGGATCTTAAGGAAAATGAAAAGAGGACACACGGTTAAAACCACCAAAGACCTTATCACGAGATTGAAAGACAAGATTCCAGAAATCACAATTGCAACTGACGTTATTACTGGATTTCCAACAGAAACTGATGAGGATTTTGAACAAACCCTAGATCTTATAACATTTATGGATCCCGATGTTGTTAATTCATCGAAATTCAGCTCTAGACCTGGAACTGCAGCTTCGAAATTAAAAAGGGTCGATGACAACATAATTTCATCTCGATCGGAAAGGTTGCATGACTTAATTAAAGCAATAGCAAAGAGGAGAAATTCCAAGTGGATAGATTGGGAAGGAGAGATCCTCATTAACGAAATTGAACACGGAAAGCTGAAGGGTAGGAATGATTATTACAAATCAATAATTCTAGACCATGATCATGATGAGTCATACTTGAAAAGTAAGACCCAAACCAACTTGCAGTCAGGAATACAAGATTCATTGGGCTTGTCCAACTATACAGATCAAAAGCTAGAAAATATTGTCATCAAAACTGGCCCATATAAGAATAATATTTCATATTCTAACAATCCTTTCATGGGCAAAAAAATCAAAGTCAAAGTAATAGCCTATTCAAATCATGTCTTAAAAGCAATTCCAGTTTAG
- a CDS encoding DUF192 domain-containing protein, which yields MKKIISPWFSCLVLFLVLLSSIAYIEIESVQAQQQEQNKTALVSLGGVNVTASLSTTPDSQSKGLSIKDSLNENEGMLFIFESPQKYSFWMKDMKFPIDIIWINSTGKIVHIEKNLSPCYLLLPCPSYAPNNDSLYVLEVVSNFTNKFGVSVGDSVESEIIKRGQH from the coding sequence TTGAAGAAAATTATCTCCCCTTGGTTTTCTTGTCTAGTTCTTTTCTTGGTGTTATTATCCTCGATAGCTTATATAGAAATTGAAAGTGTCCAAGCACAACAACAAGAACAAAATAAAACAGCGCTAGTTTCGTTAGGGGGTGTGAATGTAACAGCTAGTCTTTCAACGACTCCTGATTCTCAGTCTAAAGGATTATCAATTAAAGATTCCCTTAACGAAAACGAAGGAATGCTATTCATTTTTGAGTCGCCGCAAAAATATTCTTTTTGGATGAAGGATATGAAATTTCCAATAGACATTATTTGGATTAACTCAACTGGGAAGATAGTTCATATTGAAAAAAATCTTTCGCCCTGTTATCTATTACTTCCATGTCCTTCCTATGCTCCAAATAATGATTCATTGTATGTTCTAGAAGTAGTCTCAAATTTTACAAATAAATTTGGTGTAAGTGTTGGAGACTCAGTCGAATCTGAAATCATAAAACGGGGTCAGCATTAG
- a CDS encoding ABC transporter permease, giving the protein MTKQIFIIAYMTGFLWLRRNPLSLIFTAISPFSLLFILFVVSSGEYVQFAVAGSLVMALVGYGLALGQDISFYKIEYKMQDVFVASPVSSLTYMLGLALSQLLYGLPALMVLLSLAVYFSVSLNFLPLLLLNVFLIWGTMSSIGFFLSSHMLHMRNATQLISFVNVVIAIIPPVFYSIEKLPIDLQFIAYLVPTTHASLLLQYSMGFPVPQGWTISLGLFVQTVYFIFFILVAKKKALWREN; this is encoded by the coding sequence GTGACCAAACAAATCTTTATCATCGCATATATGACAGGATTTCTTTGGCTAAGAAGAAATCCACTTTCACTAATATTTACGGCTATTTCCCCGTTTTCATTGTTGTTTATATTATTTGTAGTAAGTAGTGGTGAGTATGTTCAATTTGCCGTAGCTGGGAGTCTTGTTATGGCACTAGTAGGCTACGGATTGGCTTTAGGTCAGGATATTTCATTTTACAAAATTGAATATAAGATGCAAGATGTATTTGTTGCCTCTCCTGTTTCTTCATTAACATATATGCTGGGATTGGCTTTGTCACAATTACTGTACGGGCTGCCAGCACTGATGGTTTTGCTGTCACTTGCCGTATATTTTTCAGTTTCTTTAAATTTCCTCCCTTTGCTATTGTTAAATGTATTTCTGATTTGGGGGACTATGTCATCCATAGGATTTTTTTTGTCTTCTCATATGTTACATATGCGGAATGCCACTCAGCTAATTTCTTTCGTAAATGTTGTTATTGCTATTATACCTCCAGTTTTTTATTCGATAGAAAAACTACCTATAGATCTACAATTCATCGCATATCTAGTCCCCACCACTCATGCCTCATTGCTGCTGCAATATTCAATGGGTTTCCCGGTACCTCAAGGTTGGACCATTTCTTTAGGACTATTTGTTCAAACCGTATATTTTATTTTTTTCATATTGGTGGCAAAGAAAAAAGCTTTGTGGCGAGAAAATTAA
- a CDS encoding 50S ribosomal protein L31e: MSTVEDTLARIYTINFSKAWLTPKHKRTDRVINMIKEFAIKHMKSSQIKIDQELNRYIWERGKTNPPRKVRVRIVKDEDDQVIVSLYEDIVIESDSQTKTEPLEKVEVKDDIDEIEEGGAEKKELK, from the coding sequence ATGTCAACAGTTGAGGATACACTCGCAAGAATTTATACAATAAATTTCAGTAAAGCATGGCTAACCCCAAAGCATAAGAGGACAGATAGAGTAATTAACATGATTAAAGAATTCGCTATAAAACATATGAAAAGCTCACAAATAAAGATCGATCAAGAACTGAATCGATATATTTGGGAAAGAGGCAAAACTAATCCCCCAAGAAAGGTAAGGGTTAGAATTGTGAAGGATGAAGATGATCAGGTTATAGTTTCTCTTTATGAAGACATCGTCATTGAATCAGATTCTCAAACTAAAACCGAACCATTAGAAAAGGTCGAAGTGAAAGATGACATCGATGAAATTGAAGAGGGCGGAGCAGAAAAAAAGGAATTGAAATGA